One stretch of Brachyhypopomus gauderio isolate BG-103 chromosome 8, BGAUD_0.2, whole genome shotgun sequence DNA includes these proteins:
- the lrrc15 gene encoding leucine-rich repeat-containing protein 15 isoform X1: MLTRRESLHIYILLYLHLLCFYANTAELKPGAKIYDKDVKAIPEKMENVIKEVYFLGSDIHVIPKGAFSQNPQLEKVEFLGTSTVTVQEGAFEGLHNLLSIEISGTNVTSLPVGVFKDLTNLKILILKSNRLQRIEKGLFDDTQKLVKLQLHMNKISSIEEETFDNLENLQELHLAKNKLTSVSASLFSKLRTLQVFRLYQNELTSMPDGIFDHLQNLNEIYIYGNKITSIQSNLFPHKNKLTKLLLDNNLLTELPPELFVDFSALKTLSLHHNQLTSLPSVLFGNTLKITELDLKHNNLSYLPVGVFSPLKNLKKLDLSSNHFSNLSGKYFEGLEQLSYLNLQKNTIKSLKPEDLVDVDSHLQSLSTLNLANNFLTTLPGEIFSYLPKLSKVYLNNNSWHCDCNLLPFYIWIQDNKEKIPSSFPPVCDHPESLENQPILSLEADQLICPTTATTTVQTIRTPTATSTTPTALPTTLSTPTTVLTTTTVLPTTTATSTTPTTLPITLSPSNANTSFITTYTPTITSSLSTTLSTATSALITNPITMTVATNLMSTVTTAQNMIKVPTTNTFLISISPITRKTRPGFTKARAIIYTGVPYSQHPAFSMYSFFQVARSPSTKALMISYTTVLLLEICCTVLLAMFIHFIYHSLSERETIHNSQLESFPLQEINCTETSVGD, from the coding sequence ATGCTGACAAGAAGAGAAAGTCTGCACATCTACATTCTGCTTTATTTGCATTTGCTTTGTTTTTATGCAAATACTGCTGAACTCAAACCAGGTGCAAAAATTTACGACAAAGATGTGAAAGCAATTCCTgaaaaaatggaaaatgtaaTCAAAGAGGTGTACTTTCTTGGTAGTGATATTCATGTAATACCAAAAGGAGCATTTTCCCAAAACCCTCAACTAGAGAAAGTGGAATTTCTTGGTACATCCACAGTTACAGTACAAGAAGGTGCATTTGAAGGTTTACACAATCTTCTTAGTATTGAGATTTCAGGAACCAATGTGACATCACTACCCGTTGGAGTTTTTAAAGATCTTACCAACCTTAAAATTTTGATCCTGAAATCAAACAGACTTCAGAGGATAGAAAAGGGTCTTTTTGATGATACACAAAAGCTTGTAAAACTCCAACTACATATGAATAAGATTTCATCAATTGAAGAGGAAACATTTGATAATTTGGAGAATCTTCAAGAGCTCCATCTTGCCAAAAACAAGCTTACTTCTGTTTCAGCATCCCTTTTTTCAAAGCTCAGAACATTGCAAGTATTTAGGCTTTATCAAAATGAGTTGACATCTATGCCTGATGGAATTTTTGATCATCTCCAGAACCtgaatgaaatatatatatatggcaacAAAATTACATCCATACAATCAAATTTATTTCCACATAAAAACAAACTGACAAAACTACTTTTGGACAATAATCTCTTAACCGAACTTCCTCCTGAGCTTTTTGTGGATTTTTCTGCTCTTAAGACTTTATCTTTGCACCACAATCAGCTGACCAGTCTCCCATCTGTCCTTTTTGGAAACACACTGAAAATAACTGAATTAGACCTAAAACACAATAATCTTTCATACCTGCCTGTAGGGGTTTTTAGCCCACTTAAGAATCTTAAGAAATTAGATCTATCCTCTAATCATTTTTCAAACCTCTCTGGAAAATATTTTGAGGGTCTTGAACAACTTTCCTACCTTAATCTTCAGAAAAATACAATTAAATCACTAAAACCAGAGGATTTAGTGGATGTAGATTCACATCTACAATCTCTGTCAACTCTGAATCTGGCTAACAATTTCCTGACCACTCTTCCTGGAGAAATTTTCAGTTATCTGCCAAAACTCAGTAAGGTGTATTTGAACAACAACTCATGGCACTGTGACTGCAATCTTTTACCATTCTACATATGGATACAAGACAATAAGGAAAAGATACCATCATCCTTTCCACCAGTCTGTGATCACCCTGAGAGTTTGGAAAACCAACCTATCCtttctttggaagctgatcaaTTGATATGCCCCACAACTGCCACTACCACTGTACAGACTATCAGGACTCCTACAGCCACTTCAACAACACCAACTGCACTACCAACAACTCTATCAACACCAACAACAGTCCTGACAACAACCACAGTCTTACCAACCACTACAGCCACTTCAACAACACCAACTACACTACCAATAACTCTGTCCCCCTCAAATGCCAACACCTCTTTCATCACTACTTATACTCCTACAATTACTTCAAGTCTGTCAACAACTCTGTCAACAGCCACATCAGCTCTGATAACAAATCCAATCACTATGACTGTGGCAACAAATTTAATGTCTACTGTTACTACAGCCCAGAACATGATAAAAGTACCAACAACCAACACATTCCTTATTTCAATCAGCCCCATCACCAGGAAAACAAGACCTGGTTTCACCAAAGCCAGAGCTATCATTTATACTGGTGTTCCATACTCTCAGCATCCAGCTTTCAGCATGTATTCCTTTTTTCAGGTTGCCAGATCCCCATCGACTAAAGCTTTGATGATTTCCTATACCACAGTGTTGTTGCTGGAGATctgctgtacagtgttgctAGCTATGTTCATACATTTCATATATCATTCgctctcagagagagagactattcACAACAGCCAGCTTGAATCATTTCCCCTACAAGAAATCAATTGTACTGAGACTAGTGTAGGAGACTGA